CCATACATCAAGAAGCTCCCTTTGTAGTAACCTGACCATACATCAAGAAGCTCCCTTTGTAGTAACCTGACCATACATCAAGAAGCTCCCTTTGTAGTAACCTGACCATACATCAAGAAGCTCCCTTTGTAGTAACCTGACCATACATCAAGAAGCTCCCTTTGTAGTAACCTGACCATACATCAAGAAGCTCCCTTTGTAGTAACCTGACCATACATCAAGAAGCTCCCTTTGTAGTAACCTGACCATACATCAAGAAGCTCCCTTTGTAGTAACCTGACCATACATCAAGAAGCTCCCTTTGTAGTAACCTGACCATACATCAAGAAGCTCCCTTTGTAGTAATCTGACCATACATCAAGATGCTCCCTTTGTAGTAACCTGACCATACATCAAGAAGCTCCCTTTGTAGTAACCTGACCATACATCAAGAAGCTCCCTTTGTAGTAACCTGACCATACATCTCTTTGTAGAAAGCAGCGAAGCCCAATATCAAACCCACTCTACACCATTTTGTTTTGTCAAAAATCACTTGTTTTAAAGTATAATTGGTTGTTGCAGCAATTTCAAATTCACAGAAGAAACTggcatattacatactttaattCCATTTCATTTGCTAATAAATATAATCTGTATTACCTTGATTAGGGCTATAAATGTTTAAACGTATGAACAACGTATGAAgaacggagggtcgtgggttcaatcccaggtgggggacattgctgctgtacccttgagcaaggtactttacctagatttcaccactaaaaacccaactgtgtaaatggataattgtatgtaattgtatgtaaaatatatatatatatagatatagatatagatatatagatatatatatatatagatatatatatatatatatatatatatatatatatataaacaagtagctttcgagttaaggtgagagaaagcaatacattaaaaaacaaatgggttgtagggagatatgcaaataaagcattacaagagccagtTGCGCTGTATACGGTGCTTGCTGGTTGCAATCCTGGACGTGcagttgctgatcttggctggggcCCTCAGGGAGCAATGCATTGCTTTTTGAATTACCTTAGAAGAGCAAGGAAAATCATCAACAGCGACCCCTATTGTCCACTATAAGCAATTGGATGTGAGTGGGATTGAAGAACGTCTGTCCATCTTCAGTCCTTAGGCGAGTACAGGGGAAACAGCGGATTATGCAttccaaatttgggagaaaacaGGAATAACATCTAGATGGGCATTccaaatttaataataataataataataataataataataataataataataataataataatatgtgaattgtatttaattatttattgtatgtattttcttCAATACTGGCCaaaaaatatttagaaattaaaataatgaatttgaCTTCacaaggatttttatttttactttatttttaatctATTGAACATAAatgctgccttgaacctcggaaactgtctgctgctgccttcccccactgtacgaagccttggtgtatttctggatagtaacctctccttttatgcccaaatctcctctgtagtcaaatcctccttctaccacctccgaaacatctcaaaggtccgtccctacctttgcctcccggatgcagagatactctgtcatgcattcatctcctctcgactcgactactgcaactctctctatggtggtatTCCGTCATGCGCCATAAACTGATTGCAGCTGTTTCataatgccgctgccaggatccttaccagatgtaaacaACATGATTGCATTACCCTCTgtcttgcccaactgcactggctacctgtaaagttctcCTACTTGCCTACAAGGCCTTTCAtgacacaggtccagagtatctctccaacctgctgacctgctgtGTCTCTGCACGCAaactgaggtcctctgactcaggcctgctggttatacccaagcaaaagcgcaCCACACTCGGAGAACGCTCGTTTTGCTTCATGGCCccaactctctggaactctctcccagctttagtgcctgcagctcccacaatcgctcgcttcaaatcaactctcaagacccacttgttttcttttgctttcaatgctctctaagcctggtatctattattagctgttgtctaaattgctggTTCAGGTTTTTTACTCCATCTTATCTTTATGATTCTGCTTGagacacgcatccacaatgtttagaattcacatcctagccttgtatttaatatattatgcctgtatttaatgtatttgcattgttttttactgttgtatttaatgtaccatgccctgtatttcactgtattaacATACTATGCATtgctcctcactatcttgtaaagcattttgtgatggtggtccactatgaaaggcactatataaaataaatattgattgattgatagaatATTAAAGCTAACTTGAAAGCAAATAATTTTAGCTGCCACTATTTTTTTGGACATCACTGCACTTAATTATTATATATGAAAatagcaaaatatatatacaagTCTTTGCTAGACCCTTTAAACTTATTATATTTATGCTTACATTTTTTGTCATTATACAGTGCTAGTGGTATTTAAAATGTGACTGGTTGAAGAATATTAGGTGACTAAACATAACGCATGAATCACTGAACataaacactaaaaacatttggGAATCAATTAGGTTGAATTGCTCATCTTTTAGAATGTTATGATACTGGCTCTAGTTTACCTATCTGTAGGCATGTAATAACAATGCCCAAGTCCTctagtgtaaacattttaaattacttttactTCTACACCACAAAGGGATTTATCCCCACAGGTTACACAGTGCATAACACAACAAATAATAGTAAGCTATTACTGCATAAGACAATAAATAACAGTAGGCTATTTAACAGAACCTCCATGCATTATTGTGTACTTGCTTACTGAAAGTGACCCTTGAAAGGAGGGGTTAGTGGACAGTGTGTCTGTTTTTCAGTTACCTATATCAAAGAAGCACTCCTCCAATTGTGACGAGGCTTGGCAGGGACATGCTGCAgcatgttattgagagtatcGCATCTACTTGCTCATCATATTCCAGTTGTGTGTTTACAGCCGTGGTGGGTGAGGGTGACATGCACTATTTGTTTGGCTATTACTCTTGGTTTCCTCTCCCAACTTATTTTCTGTGTTACAGGCAATAGTTTATCAGCTGCAGCAGATAATGTGAATGCAAGGCACCAACTTCCTGaggtcaaagtgaaaataaatcccAAAAGAAAACATTAGCAGTTAAATGATAAGGGACTTGCAAGTATGTTGTAATGCTAATGCGGTTTATTTTGGTGATGTCGGCACAATTCTTTAATCATGCACGCTGTTAACACGGTTTAGAGACGTTGCAGCATGAGCAAACCATCGCAAGCTGCCACCACAATGCCATCATTTAAAAGGCTGTCATCTTTTTGTTCATATTCTCCAGGGTTTTAATTGTAAGGTAGTGTACCAGGATATATAATGGATTTAGGAACAAGTTCTATTTCTAAATGAAAATCCAAGCTCCATTTTCTGTGGCTGACTTTGTGTCTCATAACTGAATCATTTAaacacacacctgaaacacaaaagaaacacacaatgATTTGGGGGAGGCCAAAtaagttttatttgttttgtcataTATCCAATTATAAAGAAATGGGAGATTAGCAACATTCCTTTTTTttggaatttaaaacaaaagttgcAACAAAATATCTTGATTTTAAGTGCTGTGTATGATTTTccatttgtgttgtattcaaGAACTCAAAAATAGCTTGCCGACAAATAGGGTGGATTAACAAATCAAACTGAACATTTTCCAATGACGTAACAAAAGTACAACCAACACCTTTTTTATGGGCTTCTACAACTGTACTATTCTGGGATGTCATTATAGATGTTATAGGGTCTAAAGGGCAAGATGATAAAATAAACCAGAaatctgaatgttttttttttttttttaagcaggtcAGTGCTGGTAATAATGAGTGAAGAAAGCAGTATCAGTAAAATCAGGCAGGCAGTTTTCTTCATCTGAGGTCACAAAGTTTAATTGATGACGAAAGGTTCACATTTCTATTCCAGTTCCAGGACTTCACAGAGATTGTGCCTCAACTTCTTGGTTTGCTCGGTAGTGCATTACAAGTTGTGTTGGCTTAAAGAATCCACAGGTTCTTCTGTTTGGTTATCAGTCTTGTGCAAATTAGTAAGAGAACACAAATTGTTTCTTACTTTATATGTGCCCTAACAGGTTTTTACAGACTTTCATTTTcattgacaaaataaaacaaacttagaAAGTGCACCGATTCTCAGcacataatacagtacatacaggttTCAGTAACAAAACTAtaatttacttttgttaaaagaacatgaaaaatatacacaatattacatggtttacaatatttacacaagttCATTAAAAATCCACTAAACTGTACAAGGCTGCTGTTCCATGCAAATgtaaaattcaatacagtccaaaACTTCAGGACCTTCTGTTGCAACAAGTTCCAACTCCAAAACTCTTTCAAATGTAATCTTCAGTGCTGAATTGCACTAGGTGACTTtgtcattcttttttcttttcagactTCTGAATCTCATGGCAATGCGTGGAGCTTGAGTAGGGTCTTTAGGTGCACTGTCATGAGTGCTCTGCTCGGGTTCGAATGTCCCTGGGTGTTGTCTCCTACCCAATGGCTCGGTGGCTTAGGAAGGACACTGGGAGATGGAGGCTCACTAAACTTAGCACCAGCGTAGTTCTTCTTGCCATCCTTGTGGTCCTCTTCAGAAATCAATTCAGCTTCAGTAACTTTAATGCTCTTAAAATAATCGGCAGGGTTGAGAGGTATTTTAATCCCCTCTCTATGGTACAAGTCCAAGGAGGCAGGGCTAAGCCGACAgctgttttcatttctttttattgGAGAAACCTTGACAGGCGTGATGTGCTTAATCTTCTGTTTGGTGGTGTTCAGAGACTGGACTGGGTGTTCATATTTATTCAGGCTGTGCGTGGGCTGCCCACTGGAAAAAGGGCTCTTCTCTGTTCTTACcggttttgattttaaaacctagGAAGAAACAGGGAGACAAATACTGTGTTTTACAGGAGGGCAGCAGCAGAGTAGCCTATACAGTAATGGCTTGTTAAAAAGGGAGCTGTTTATTACACTCCATGCTACATTCTCAAAAGCCCTTCACTGTCATTAGCACAATTatttcagaaacaaacaaacaaaaacacaccgtgt
This sequence is a window from Acipenser ruthenus chromosome 6, fAciRut3.2 maternal haplotype, whole genome shotgun sequence. Protein-coding genes within it:
- the LOC117410500 gene encoding proline-rich nuclear receptor coactivator 1-like, which produces MYPPSPPLYDFQVMIGETLAHHVESELDPGENSKPPSYHHHAGANNNISKRQALLKKGGRKARSTPAALQSRHHHHPHRNQKHPSLTRSNPSRFSDINNMGTGGKSATDCGSATSRVPASSTAITLHHQKQGAKKEVLKSKPVRTEKSPFSSGQPTHSLNKYEHPVQSLNTTKQKIKHITPVKVSPIKRNENSCRLSPASLDLYHREGIKIPLNPADYFKSIKVTEAELISEEDHKDGKKNYAGAKFSEPPSPSVLPKPPSHWVGDNTQGHSNPSRALMTVHLKTLLKLHALP